From one Mya arenaria isolate MELC-2E11 chromosome 4, ASM2691426v1 genomic stretch:
- the LOC128229649 gene encoding complement C1q tumor necrosis factor-related protein 3-like, whose protein sequence is MWTNLFLLLLPINSVAYENNELGLQYEILEEIREMKSNEKHLEERVMKLEYANKENVKEIQQLRNEISTCRNAMEAGKSRRQEYRGSVSFTAYLSHSVTNIVHNTPVVYDTVLLNDGAAYDPLTGVFTAPLTGVYLFSVSSGSKNLPGSNLTQYDVFTRLVVDGVHKLSAVAESKNVYDDEQGSTTAILPIQKGSRVWVFHQITGGHSLFAEDGERVTSFAGALLYETESIAHLIG, encoded by the exons ATGTGGacgaatttgtttttattgctgTTACCAATTAATAGTGTGgcatatgaaaataatgaacttGGGCTGCAGTATGAGATTCTGGAGGAAATAAGAGAAATGAAAAGCAACGAGAAACATCTGGAAGAACGGGTTATGAAGCTGGAATATGCGAACAAGGAAAACGTAAAGGAGATACAACAACTGCGGAATGAAATATCAACATGCAGGAATGCTATG GAGGCCGGGAAATCTCGTCGCCAGGAGTACCGCGGAAGCGTGTCGTTCACAGCGTACCTTTCACACAGCGTCACCAATATCGTACACAATACACCCGTCGTCTACGACACG GTGCTGTTGAACGACGGTGCCGCCTATGACCCACTAACAGGTGTGTTCACTGCTCCGTTAACTGGTGTGTATCTGTTCTCTGTCTCGTCCGGCTCCAAGAACCTTCCGGGCTCCAATCTCACGCAGTACGACGTCTTTACCAGACTCGTTGTTGACGGCGTCCATAAG TTGTCTGCCGTAGCTGAGAGTAAGAACGTGTATGATGACGAACAAGGGAGCACCACGGCCATACTTCCGATACAAAAGGGCTCTCGCGTCTGGGTTTTCCACCAAATCACAGGAGGTCATAGCCTGTTTGCCGAAGACGGTGAACGAGTGACATCATTTGCCGGAGCTCTGCTATATGAGACGGAGTCAATTGCACATCTGATAGGATAA